A part of Legionella sainthelensi genomic DNA contains:
- the tilS gene encoding tRNA lysidine(34) synthetase TilS has protein sequence MIKALLSTEWVLRLKQFNQLIVGFSGGLDSTVLLHALAAQPPLFNKIVAVHINHGINANAHFWQEHCKQFCQKWGIFFRSQSVQFDRSANIEERARIARYSVFSTLVKEQDCLILGHHLDDQAETVLLQLFRGAGVDGLAAMPELAEFGLGRLVRPFLQNYRQQLEHYAFLHQLNWVEDESNCDITYSRNYVRQEIIPLLKNKWPKVVGNIARTASHCQQAQRNLDVLAMTDLSLKEIKNKPLSEHVLSAELGMRINGNERDKSQNILADKALAIEPLKKLSFDRIVNILRVWLKKNQIQLPSTITFHRLIHEVIFSSQDAVPIVSWGNTCVRRYQNHLYLNKKNRCNLPSEIEWTEFPLPLNVGNSEIKLIAQKANQGLIIPQNVALFIRFRRGGEDFFWHGQTKRLKKLFQEWGIPPWLRERVPLVYFDDILAAVVGYAISDLFFTQDSSNAWVFKQVIS, from the coding sequence GTGATTAAAGCTTTATTAAGCACGGAATGGGTTTTGCGTCTCAAGCAGTTTAATCAATTAATTGTGGGGTTTAGTGGGGGGCTTGATTCGACTGTACTTTTGCATGCTCTTGCTGCCCAACCGCCCCTATTCAATAAGATAGTTGCAGTACATATAAACCATGGTATCAATGCAAATGCCCATTTTTGGCAAGAACACTGCAAACAGTTTTGCCAGAAATGGGGTATTTTTTTTAGGTCACAATCCGTACAATTTGATCGCTCAGCCAATATTGAAGAAAGAGCGCGAATTGCACGTTATTCCGTATTCTCCACTTTGGTCAAAGAACAAGATTGCTTAATATTGGGCCATCATTTGGATGATCAAGCGGAGACTGTCTTATTACAATTATTTCGAGGAGCAGGCGTTGATGGTTTAGCCGCCATGCCTGAACTTGCCGAATTTGGGCTTGGGCGGCTTGTGAGACCTTTTTTACAGAATTATCGTCAGCAATTGGAACATTATGCGTTTTTGCATCAATTAAATTGGGTTGAAGATGAGAGTAATTGTGATATTACTTATTCTCGAAATTATGTGCGTCAAGAAATTATACCGTTGTTGAAGAATAAATGGCCTAAAGTAGTGGGAAATATCGCACGAACGGCAAGTCATTGCCAACAAGCGCAAAGAAATTTGGATGTATTGGCAATGACTGATCTTTCCTTGAAAGAAATAAAAAATAAGCCTCTTTCTGAGCATGTTCTTTCAGCAGAGCTTGGAATGAGGATTAATGGTAATGAGAGAGATAAGAGTCAAAATATTTTAGCTGATAAGGCGTTAGCTATTGAACCACTTAAAAAATTAAGTTTCGATCGAATAGTGAATATTTTGAGGGTTTGGTTGAAAAAAAATCAAATACAATTGCCTTCAACGATTACATTTCATCGTTTGATTCATGAAGTTATTTTTTCCAGTCAAGATGCAGTTCCTATAGTAAGTTGGGGAAATACTTGCGTTCGTCGTTATCAAAATCATCTTTATTTGAATAAAAAAAATAGATGCAATTTACCCTCTGAGATAGAGTGGACAGAATTTCCTTTGCCATTAAATGTAGGTAATTCGGAAATTAAACTAATAGCTCAAAAGGCTAATCAAGGTTTAATCATTCCCCAGAATGTAGCACTATTTATTCGATTTAGGCGAGGAGGAGAGGATTTCTTTTGGCATGGCCAGACGAAACGTTTAAAAAAACTTTTTCAGGAGTGGGGGATACCGCCTTGGTTAAGAGAGAGAGTTCCTCTCGTTTATTTTGATGATATTTTAGCTGCGGTTGTAGGTTATGCAATAAGTGATTTATTTTTTACTCAAGATTCATCTAATGCTTGGGTTTTTAAACAAGTGATTTCATAG